Genomic DNA from Alkalihalobacterium alkalinitrilicum:
ACTGAGAAAATTGTTGCGGACGGAGAGTGCCCTCAATCATGTCTTCTTCAATCTGCGCTTTTGCAGAAATAATACGTTCTTCCACGATTTTTTCCTCCTGTCCGTTTTATCTATTAGAGCTTCAACATGAGTTGTAATGCCATTTTAATATATTGATCCGTTGTCGTCTGTTCTTTTGCTAACTGTGGAACAATTTTATTGATTTCTCGATCAACATAGCCAAGTGCCTTTAACGCTTCAACAGCTTCCTCGAGCTCTTTGGATAAGTTGTTTTTACTAGCTTTATTAAAAACTTCCGAAATATCTTGTTGGAATAAATTCGGGGCAAATTCATCTAATTTACCTTTTAAGTCCAATATAATTTGTCGAGCCGTTTTTTTACCGACACCCGGAAATTTCACTAGAAATTTTTCATCCTCTTCTTCAATTGCATTAACCAATTGTTCTGGCTGACCAGAAGCTAATATCGCCAATGCTCCTTTTGGCCCAATACCTGAAACATTTAATAACTTTTCAAATAAATGTCTCTCTTTTCTTGTTTTAAATCCATATAAACGGATCAAATCTTCTCGCACATGTTGATATGTATAAATTTTACATTCATCGTTTAACTCTTTTTGAAAAATGTAAGGATTGGGGCAATGGATTTGATAGCCTATTCCACTAACTTCAATAACTATATATTGAACATCAATAAATTCTACTTTTCCATGTATAAAATCAAACAAAAAACTCTCTCCTTCTAACTAAATTAATACTTATACTGTTTCTCCAAAAATAATGAAAACCGCTGTTTTACCTTTATTTTCACCCTTTAAAGAATTTATTTTTCTTATAGTATAAAAACGAACATGTATTTCTATTTTATCATATCTGTTTCCTTTCATATAGTACACGAATATTTAAACGAGCACCTATAAAGTAAAGTTATAAGTCACTTATTAGTACACAGGATATGTCGACAAAAATAACTAAAGTGAAACTTCCATCAGTGAGGGGTTTTCCTCTTCCCCCTACTGATGGTTAGTTGAGGCCCACACGATGTGGGTCACACAGACGTTGCCACAGGAACTGGCGCATATAGTCTGTGTTCATTTAGTACTGACAGTTTATCCCCAACTTATCCTTCTTTGATTCTTCGAAGACTTTAAGTGGGGGTATTACTGCCAGTTGTTGCGGGATAAATTTTACCGCGTACAACCGCAAAAAAGACGTGAAGATTTCACGCCTTTACTTACATTTCAGTTATAGCATACTTTTTAAATGTTTTTAAAACTTCTTGATAATTTTCACGAGACATAACAGGAATGCCATTTTTTAGTTCACTTTCATGGTGACTTTTTAATTTCTTCGTATTAATTTGAAAAAAAGATTGAATAATTCTTTTTTCATCTGGTTTTCCTTCATAAATATTTAACACACCTTCATCAGAAATCCCAAAATAACCATTAATCTTAAGTAAAGGTGATATATCATCAATCTCTTGAATAAAATGAACCTCTTGTTCATTTTGATCGATTAGTAACCAGTCATCGTAAAATGCCCAAAAATCTTCCATGGACCAAATTGTCTCTTCAACAATTTCTTCGCTTATCTCACCATCTAAATAAACTCGTTCTAATTTAACTTGAATTGTTTTAGGACCAACTTCATTATTTTGATTAGTCTTTATTACAGAAACAGTTGATTTAGAGGCATGAGCCAAATATGATTTTTCATTTTCACTCTGAAAGCCGAGAAGCAAAATACCACTTAATGAAAACAGGACAGCTACAACCATATGTTTTTTTGTAATTTTCTTGATGATTTGACCGCCCTTCATATAACCACCACCATATAAAAAAATAAAAGCATTATTCATTTTCTATCATGGCCATGAATAAATGCTTTTATCCGGTCTTGATAAATGAATCCTAATTTGCTTGACTTTTAGTATCAAATATTTAGCTATTTCTCCTTATTATACTAATAATTTGAATATAAATATTTGATTTTGTTTATGCTATAAAACGAAAAGCATATGTATTTGAACAGGAGATATTATCTCCTGTTCAAGTAATACTAGTTACGTGTACGTTCAAATGGTCGACCAGCTGCACGCCCTAAGTCTCTAACCATTTCTGTAAAAGTAGCTCCTATTTCATCAAAAGCTGCTCCTCCACGTAAACGGTCATCCATTGTACGTACTCGTGTTACTTGATCTCTGTCTGTTACAACATGAACGTTCTTACCACGAACCATGTTTTCAATGTTATTTTCAACCTTTTCTTCTAATTTAGCTTGGTTTGCACCTTGTTTAGTTGGTTCAACAGCAACTACAACTTCGTCATCATGCATAACTACTCGACAATTACGAATACCATCCATGTTTTCAACAGTACGCTCTATTTGTTGCACTGTTTGTCCATCATAGTTGCTGTGATAATTAGCAGTAGTTTGACCTTTCATTGTACGGTTTTGACCACGTAATACCCCACGTTGGTCTACCATACCTTCACGATTTCCACCAGTTATGCCAGTTTCACCACCACGTGTACCCGCTTGACCATCAATGCCAGTTCCACGTGTACCTGCTCTTCCTTGAATACCAACTCCACCTTGTTGACCATCATCTAATGTTCCATGTGGAACAGCAGTTCCTGCCCCAGTCATTCCTGTTCTACCAGCCATTCCTCGTTCAGAAAAACCTGCTCCACCGATACCAGTACCTCTTAAGCCAGCACCACGATCATTAACCCCCAATTGACCACCACGAATGCCACGGCCTTGACGTTGTTCAACACCATATCCAGTAATTCCTTGACGGCCAGTACGATGGTTTGGTGTAAACATATCTGTAATAGGCCCTTCGCCTGTCCATCTCGCACCTGTTACACCACGTCCGCCTGTACCAGCGGCACCTTGACCAGTTACCCCTGCTCCGCGGTTGCCAACACCAAACCAGCCACCACCAGCTCCGGCTCCACCGCCTGCTCCAGCTCCTTGACCAAATAAGCCACCACCAGCTCCAGCTTGACCTTGTGCACCTGCTCCACGGCCTTGTCCAAATACTCCACCTTCAGCACCAACAGCGCCATGAGCACCAGTGCCAGCTGCACCTACTCCTGTTCCAGCACCCTGTCTAGTGCCATCCATTGTATATCCAATCTCTCGGTTAGCCGCTCCTGCGCCACCCATGTCTCTTGCTTGATTATCGACACCACAACCAGCTAAACCACCTATAATCATTGTTGCTGCAGTAATTGTAATCGCGAATTTTCGCATTTGATAACCTCCTTTCACCATTTATAGTGGCATTTTAAGATCCTTTTTAGTCTGTTAATATGTAGGAAAAGAAGTAAAAACAAGGGGAGATTTTAAATCCATTTAAATCTAAAAAATCTAAAAAATCTAAATTAATTCAGCTTTTTAGTTTTTAAAGCCAATATAAAGAAGAGACAACAGTACGTTGTCTCCTCTCATTCATTTGTTCATCAATCGTCAAAGTCATCAAATTCTTGAAACTGATGCGGCATTTGTGGACTCATTGGTTGACTAGGTCCTTGCATCATGCCTGGTGACATCGGTTGCGAAGGTGCCATTCCTCCCCAATCCTGCATTCCTTCGATTGCTTGTTGTTGTGATCCAAACTGTTGATACGGCATTGCTTGTTGTGGTGCCATTTGATGCGGTTGTTGAAATGGCATCGCTTGATGTGGTGCCATTTGATGCGGTTGATACGGCATCGCCTGCTGTGGTGCCATTTGATGCGGTTGATACGGCATCGCCTGCTGTGGTGCCATTTGATGCGGTTGATACGGCATCGCCTGCTGTGGTGCCATTTGATGCGGTTGATACGGCATCGCCTGCTGTGGTGCCATTTGATGCGGTTGATACGGCATCGCCTGCTGTGGTGCCATTTGATGCTGTTGATATGGCATCGCCTGCTGTGGTGCCATTTGCTGCGGTTGTTGATACGGCATCGCTTGATGTGGTGCCATTTGCTGCGGTTGGTATGGCATTGTTTGTGCATAGTATGGTGTCATATTTTGTTGATATGGCATCGGAGAACCTCCACCACAAGGAGCACAACCTGGTTGTACTGGAGAAATTGGATAGTACGGTGGACATGGCACCATTTGTGGCATAGGGGCCATAGGGGCCATAGGTGCCATAGTAGGCTGCATTTGAGGTTTCATCATTGGTGGCGCCTCCTTTATTGGCATAACTGGTGGTTTCTTTGGCATCTCTGGCTTAATCATTTCCTTAGGTTTTTCCACCTTTGGAGCAACTGGTGGTTTCGGAACTTTGGGCATTGGTGCCTTATAAGGTTGTGGTTTATAAATATTAAAGTTCATGTTAAATTCTTGCATTTGCTTTGCTGTTAATGGCTGTGGTGGCGGTGCCGTTGGCATCATCATTGGCGGCATTTCTGGCATTGGTACTTCTTTTGGTTTTTCTGGTGGCTGTGGTGCCACTTTTGGTTTTTCTTTTACTGGTGGTGTGACTGGTGCTTCTTTCTTTACGATGGGAGCTTCTTTTTTGGCCATACCAACGAGAGAATCGTATGGTTGTTCTTTTTTTACAGGCACACTCCCTGTAGGTATTTTAATTTTCATTCCTGGCATAATCATGTCTGGATTCGAAAGGTGGTTATTTGCCGCTTTTAGTTGTTCAAAGTCAACATTGTACTTTTTTGCCAATTTCCATAAAGTATCTCCTTTTTGTACAATATGAATTTTCATAGTTCTCCCTCCTTAACTTAGTTTCCATTCCTTTTTGAATAATGGACGAAATGATTACTCTAAGGTCAATCTATGCTTACTTAACTCGTCCTATAACTACGAAAATTGGTAGAGTTTTTTTGAAGGGAGCATTATTCAATGAACATCTTAAGCATTTCAATTTGGAATTGTATTCAAAAAAAAGAAGGAGACCTACTTCATCTCCTTCATGCTTACTTATGCACGTTGTAACATCCGCTCTAATGCAAGTAAAGCGTCTGTGGCCACTTCTGGTCCAACTTTAATCTGGTTGATTGCATTCCCATCTACTATTGATTCTAATGACCATAATAAATGAGGCAGATCGATGCGGTTCATCGTTAAACATGGACACATATTTGGGTTTAATGAAATAACTGTTTTATCTGTGTGAACATTACCTAAGCGACGAACCAAGTTCATTTCTGTCCCAACAGCCCACTTACTATTAGCTGGAGCAGCTTTTAGCTTTTCAATAATGTAATGGGTTGATCCTGCATCATCTGCTAATTGAACCACCTCATGAGTACACTCTGGATGAACAATAATTTGAAACTCTGGGTCTGATTCACGCAGTTCCCGAATATTCTCCACTGTAAATTTCTCATGAACCGAACAATGACCCTTCCATAAAATTACTTTTATTTCTTCAAGTTCACCTTCATACTCTAACCTTTCGATAATAGGGTCCCAAACTGCCATTTGTTCAAGGGGAATTCCTAGATCAAAAGCCGTATTTCTTCCTAAATGTTGGTCTGGCAAAAATAAAATTCGTTCTTTTTGAGTAAATGCCCACTCAACCATCTTTTTCGCATTAGAGGAAGTGACAGTCGCTCCCCCATTACGACCACAAAACGCTTTAATCGCAGCTGTACTATTTACATACGTTAAAGGTAGGATTGTATCTCCAAAATCTTTCTCTAATGCTTTCCATGCTTTTTCTGTTTGGTTAATATCAGCCATATCTGCCATCGAGCAGCCCGCACGCATATCAGGCAAAACAACTATTTGACGCTCATCTGTTAAAATGTCGGCTGTTTCAGCCATAAAGTGTACACCACAAAATACTACAAAATCAGCTTCAGTATTTTTTGCGGAAATTTGAGCAAGCTGCAATGAATCTCCTGTTACGTCAGCAAATTGAATGACTTCATCTCTCTGATAATGGTGTCCTGGAATGAATAGACGTTTCCCTAATTCTGCCTTAATTTCACGAATTCTAGTTTCCATTTCTTCCGTCGTCATATCACGATATTTTTCTGGAAGCATTTGATTGGTATTTAATAATTCTTGTAAGCTCATCCTTTTTTTCCTCCTTCTAAATTAAAGCTTATATCTAATGCCGATACTGAATGTGTTAATGCACCTAATGAAATATAATCCACACCTACATTTCGGTAAAGAGCCAAGTTGTTGACTTGAATTCCACCCGATGCCTCCGTAACAATATGTTCTGGAACTAATTGAACCCATTTTTCCATCACATCTGGTGGGCAATTGTCAAACATAATAATATGAGCCCCTGCTTCAACCGCTTCTCGTACTTCTTCCTCCGTTTCAACTTCAACCTCAATTTTTACCATGTGGCCTAGGCTTGCTTTAGCTTTATTTACAGCTTGAGTAATACTTCCTGCTGCTGTAATATGGTTGTCCTTAATCATTACACCATCATATAAACCAAAACGATGATTAAATCCTCCTCCACTACGAACGGCATACTTTTCAAAAATTCGCAAACCAGGTGTTGTTTTTCTCGTATCACAAATTCTTGTATGGCTGTCATTTAAAGTTTCAACCGCTTTGCTTGTGAATGTTGCAATTCCACTCATACGCTGCATTAAGTTTAGAATTACACGTTCACCAGTGAGCAATGTTTTTACTGGTCCTGTTACTTGGGCAACGCAAGTTCCATAGTCAACTCTATTCCCATCATGATAGTGATATAGAACATCAACGTTCGGATTCAGCATTTTATAGCCGAGCTTAATGATATTTAATCCTGAAATTACACCCTCACCTTTTACAATAAAATGGCCTGTTCTAATATCCTCATCCGAAAAAATAGTGTTTGTTGAAATATCTCCTTCACCAATATCCTCAATAAAAAATTGCTGAAGCTTCTCTTTTACCTTAAGGTCATTCATGTTTATCCCCCTATATTACAAAGTTACTAACGAAACCTTTTTTGTTTAACACATACGGCTCACCCTTATGGATTGAACAAAAAACCGTCTGAAGT
This window encodes:
- the ruvA gene encoding Holliday junction branch migration protein RuvA, producing MFDFIHGKVEFIDVQYIVIEVSGIGYQIHCPNPYIFQKELNDECKIYTYQHVREDLIRLYGFKTRKERHLFEKLLNVSGIGPKGALAILASGQPEQLVNAIEEEDEKFLVKFPGVGKKTARQIILDLKGKLDEFAPNLFQQDISEVFNKASKNNLSKELEEAVEALKALGYVDREINKIVPQLAKEQTTTDQYIKMALQLMLKL
- a CDS encoding BofC C-terminal domain-containing protein, whose protein sequence is MNNAFIFLYGGGYMKGGQIIKKITKKHMVVAVLFSLSGILLLGFQSENEKSYLAHASKSTVSVIKTNQNNEVGPKTIQVKLERVYLDGEISEEIVEETIWSMEDFWAFYDDWLLIDQNEQEVHFIQEIDDISPLLKINGYFGISDEGVLNIYEGKPDEKRIIQSFFQINTKKLKSHHESELKNGIPVMSRENYQEVLKTFKKYAITEM
- a CDS encoding YhcN/YlaJ family sporulation lipoprotein encodes the protein MRKFAITITAATMIIGGLAGCGVDNQARDMGGAGAANREIGYTMDGTRQGAGTGVGAAGTGAHGAVGAEGGVFGQGRGAGAQGQAGAGGGLFGQGAGAGGGAGAGGGWFGVGNRGAGVTGQGAAGTGGRGVTGARWTGEGPITDMFTPNHRTGRQGITGYGVEQRQGRGIRGGQLGVNDRGAGLRGTGIGGAGFSERGMAGRTGMTGAGTAVPHGTLDDGQQGGVGIQGRAGTRGTGIDGQAGTRGGETGITGGNREGMVDQRGVLRGQNRTMKGQTTANYHSNYDGQTVQQIERTVENMDGIRNCRVVMHDDEVVVAVEPTKQGANQAKLEEKVENNIENMVRGKNVHVVTDRDQVTRVRTMDDRLRGGAAFDEIGATFTEMVRDLGRAAGRPFERTRN
- the safA gene encoding LysM peptidoglycan-binding domain-containing protein — protein: MKIHIVQKGDTLWKLAKKYNVDFEQLKAANNHLSNPDMIMPGMKIKIPTGSVPVKKEQPYDSLVGMAKKEAPIVKKEAPVTPPVKEKPKVAPQPPEKPKEVPMPEMPPMMMPTAPPPQPLTAKQMQEFNMNFNIYKPQPYKAPMPKVPKPPVAPKVEKPKEMIKPEMPKKPPVMPIKEAPPMMKPQMQPTMAPMAPMAPMPQMVPCPPYYPISPVQPGCAPCGGGSPMPYQQNMTPYYAQTMPYQPQQMAPHQAMPYQQPQQMAPQQAMPYQQHQMAPQQAMPYQPHQMAPQQAMPYQPHQMAPQQAMPYQPHQMAPQQAMPYQPHQMAPQQAMPYQPHQMAPHQAMPFQQPHQMAPQQAMPYQQFGSQQQAIEGMQDWGGMAPSQPMSPGMMQGPSQPMSPQMPHQFQEFDDFDD
- the nadA gene encoding quinolinate synthase NadA — encoded protein: MSLQELLNTNQMLPEKYRDMTTEEMETRIREIKAELGKRLFIPGHHYQRDEVIQFADVTGDSLQLAQISAKNTEADFVVFCGVHFMAETADILTDERQIVVLPDMRAGCSMADMADINQTEKAWKALEKDFGDTILPLTYVNSTAAIKAFCGRNGGATVTSSNAKKMVEWAFTQKERILFLPDQHLGRNTAFDLGIPLEQMAVWDPIIERLEYEGELEEIKVILWKGHCSVHEKFTVENIRELRESDPEFQIIVHPECTHEVVQLADDAGSTHYIIEKLKAAPANSKWAVGTEMNLVRRLGNVHTDKTVISLNPNMCPCLTMNRIDLPHLLWSLESIVDGNAINQIKVGPEVATDALLALERMLQRA
- the nadC gene encoding carboxylating nicotinate-nucleotide diphosphorylase encodes the protein MNDLKVKEKLQQFFIEDIGEGDISTNTIFSDEDIRTGHFIVKGEGVISGLNIIKLGYKMLNPNVDVLYHYHDGNRVDYGTCVAQVTGPVKTLLTGERVILNLMQRMSGIATFTSKAVETLNDSHTRICDTRKTTPGLRIFEKYAVRSGGGFNHRFGLYDGVMIKDNHITAAGSITQAVNKAKASLGHMVKIEVEVETEEEVREAVEAGAHIIMFDNCPPDVMEKWVQLVPEHIVTEASGGIQVNNLALYRNVGVDYISLGALTHSVSALDISFNLEGGKKG